A window of Hordeum vulgare subsp. vulgare chromosome 5H, MorexV3_pseudomolecules_assembly, whole genome shotgun sequence genomic DNA:
GAAAATCTTGACTGAAGTTTTTACCTTGTCTAATCCAGGAAATTGTTAAAGAGTTTGACGAGGCCAACATAAAATTCCAGCATATGCTCAAGGAATTGGAGAGTGCAAGAAAACAAGCTTATGAAGAAAAATGTGGTCGTGAGAAAGCAGAACGGGATTTATTTGAGGCTTTCCAAAAagtaagtactccctccattcctaaatataagacattttagagattgcattataaactacatacggatgtacatagacatatcctagagtgtagattcactcattttgctccgtatgtagctttctagtaaaatctctaaaaggtcttatattttgaaacagagggagtacttaagTTGCATTGTTCAGCCATATCGAGTATACTGATAGAAGGATAGGATAGGCCTGGTGCAGTGGCAAAGTACTCCCCACTTGTGCCAAGAGGTCCTGGGTTCAATACGGCCTCTCTGCATTGCACTGTGCAGGATAAGGCTTGCCTCGTATGATCCTTTCCCAGACCCCATCTGGTGTGGGAGCTTCTAGCACTGGCTGTCCTTATAGTGTATACTGATGTTCATCATTATTTCAATTTTATGTATATATATTTATTTGgaaaaggctcctgctactgtgcTTGTGAAACACTTTCATAAACTTTACCATCAATAATAAATTTGTAAACAattttggatccatggtttctgatAACTGCCACCTAAACTTTTTAACGAGTACTTTCTCACATTTAGCCTGTCTAACAGGCACGAGCCTCCGAGAATATGTACTTAGGAGAAGTGAAGCAAAAGAATGAAATAGAGGAAAAGTTGGCAACAGTAACGGAGGAAGTTGAGAGGCTCACGGAAACAACTGATGCACTTGATGCAAAGCTTCGAGAGGAATGCAAGAAAAGATCGGCCCTGGAGAAAAGAACGACCCATTCTGACCGTATCATCAAGGATTTGATGTTGCAGCTCAACAAGGCTGTAAGAGAGGTAGAGGCACTGCATGCAAAGAAGAGAGAGTCCAGTGCAACCGCGGAGGGGACAATGCACATCACCGAGTTGTCCAGCTCAGAGATTAAGGATGCAACCAACAACTTTGACCACTCATTGAAGGTTGGAGAAAGTGTTTATGGAAGCGTGTACAAGGGCTTTCTCCGGCACACAAATGTGGCCATAAAGAAGTTGAATCCTGAAAGCACACAGTCACAGTCGCAGTTCAATCAAGAGGTTAAATTCTTGTTTTAACTTAATTATTTGCTTTCTTTCATCTCAACTAAACTGCTATTTTGCTGGTTCAAATAAATTATTGTATTGCAGACAGTTAAGTTATTCATGATGCCTCCTTTGCAGATAGAGATACTCAGCAGGGTGCGGCATCCAAACCTGGTTACTCTTATTGGAGCTTGCAAGGATGCTCAAGCTCTTGTCTACGAATACATGCCGAATGGAAGCTTGGATGACCGCCTGGCTTGCAAGGACAATTCTAAACCTCTTAGTTGGCAGTTGCGCATCCGCATCATTTCCCATGTTTGCTCCGCACTCATCTTCCTCCATTCTAATAAACCCCATAGCATTGTCCACAGTGACCTGAAAGCATCTAACATTCTTCTAGATGGAAATAATGTAGCAAAGCTCAGTGGTTTTGGCGTGTGCCGAATGTTCACTGATGAGTTCAGGGACACAACCACTCTATATAGGCATACCCACCCAAAGGGATCTTTTGTGTATATTGATCCTGAATATGTTATGACTGGTGATCTAACACCGCTATCTGACGTATACTCTTTCGGAATCGTGCTCCTTCGCCTCTTGACTGGAAGACCAGGATTCGGGCTGTTGAAAGATGTGCAACAGGCTGTGGAAAAGGGTTGCTTGGAAGCAATATTGGATTCATCTGCTGGGGACTG
This region includes:
- the LOC123399841 gene encoding U-box domain-containing protein 33-like, which gives rise to MDMAAGNSPEQPSPDSGEEMKKVYVAVGAGSDSKAMVLWALHKFPKDSAAASLVLLHVYPRPKLIPIMGARIPASQVQEQELIAYKKMELQTISDTLDQHLLLCAQEKVQAKKLVVESEDVAEGLVQLIAARHVTALVMGAAADKHYTKKMRALKSKKAQAVEQRADPSCKVWYICKGTLVYRRNAVPLGHEAMPEGMQEYAAQQFSVDRSTSLSETWCVSSTWLHKPHARLQMERTSPCGSDGNEKEIVKEFDEANIKFQHMLKELESARKQAYEEKCGREKAERDLFEAFQKARASENMYLGEVKQKNEIEEKLATVTEEVERLTETTDALDAKLREECKKRSALEKRTTHSDRIIKDLMLQLNKAVREVEALHAKKRESSATAEGTMHITELSSSEIKDATNNFDHSLKVGESVYGSVYKGFLRHTNVAIKKLNPESTQSQSQFNQEIEILSRVRHPNLVTLIGACKDAQALVYEYMPNGSLDDRLACKDNSKPLSWQLRIRIISHVCSALIFLHSNKPHSIVHSDLKASNILLDGNNVAKLSGFGVCRMFTDEFRDTTTLYRHTHPKGSFVYIDPEYVMTGDLTPLSDVYSFGIVLLRLLTGRPGFGLLKDVQQAVEKGCLEAILDSSAGDWPAMQAEQLARVGLKCCEIRRKNRPDLQKGVWTVLEPMLKPASIMMCSLSFKSVSEDLGGVPPYFICPILQDVMREPLIAADGFTYEAEAIREWIDSGHHTSPMTNLELLHGDLLPNHALRSAIQEWLQTDAQ